One Oreochromis niloticus isolate F11D_XX linkage group LG16, O_niloticus_UMD_NMBU, whole genome shotgun sequence genomic window carries:
- the bard1 gene encoding BRCA1-associated RING domain protein 1 isoform X2 translates to MKEPVCLGLCEHMLCRSCAGPRAGDGCVVCHSPAWVKDIQINRQLSSIVELFCGLESLLNPIKNPDSSVAEIQPDGPVLKNKKNFKIWFSPRSRKVRCTVQKAAEITVPDSRSPGETAAAQQDTLTAQCQDLSVFNFTSSSQDSGSSSSPRCNSEATNNRKKRSTKKNATSRNVPVQGATRTTRKQTKEIVKKKRLEAINQQWGIPEEAHLSENEQVCADGARRSSKRVSFLSPVVTYDGPQPEMAQQSTDKLSPAKSTVRESLSEGSETVLNCQTEPVQPSLESAFQHDQLSADVPKPNDNPKKPKNVSPSEHSSKRSRTEERNSTLDNTPKRPRPSPGRRGRKSLSPISPVVLNPPSLTTPKSTKKSRKEGRDSPSVQASPSTESYRRSPCFNGASVGRPSPGSPAVMKRNHKGETLLHLAAIKGDVKAVKDLLDQGADPNLKDNAGWTPLHEACNLGHLAVVEVLVSMGALLNTPGYENDSPLHDAVRNGHSSIVKLLLQLGASQNVLNLYGKRPADYAASLEMLEIFQEASEGTQYANARTSHSPSASLSVVNDCVRREQTIVLLSSKLSPAERHQLVKLGQLLGGRMADTFSGSVSHIVVPEGQMPTTYSTLMGLLAGCWIVRYKWVEACLQAGKWVPEAEHEAGEGPQRSRINRCSLLPPLFDGCFFFLLGSFKTPAKDELTKLLREGGAQLLNRQPKPDSDVTQTVNAAAYHALPGSDQALCTQYIIYDPQGPHKPAVVRRGKVWSAPTTWVINCITAFSLLPVPDPELLV, encoded by the exons ATGAAGGAACCTGTTTGCTTAGGTTTATGTGAGCATATGCTGTGCAG GTCCTGTGCTGGGCCACGTGCAGGAGATGGCTGTGTGGTGTGTCACAGCCCTGCGTGGGTGAAGGACATCCAAATCAACAGGCAGCTCAGCAGCATTGTAGAACTCTTCTGTGGCTTAGAGTCCCTGCTCAATCCTATTAAAAATCCAG ACTCATCTGTGGCTGAGATTCAGCCTGATGGCCCTGTActtaaaaacaagaagaattttaaaatctggTTCAGTCCCCGCAGCCGCAAGGTACGCTGCACAGTCCAAAAGGCTGCAGAGATCACCGTACCGGACAGCAGGTCTCCTGGAGAAACAGCTGCAGCACAGCAAGACACCCTCACTGCTCAATGCCAGGACCTGTCAGTTTTCAATTTCACCTCGTCCTCCCAAGACTCtggctcctcttcttctccaagATGCAACAGTGAAGCAACAAACAACAGGAAGAAGAGGTCAACTAAGAAAAATGCTACCAGCAGGAATGTCCCGGTGCAAGGAGCCACCAGAACCACACGAAAACAGACGAAGGAAATTGTGAAGAAGAAAAGGTTAGAAGCCATAAACCAGCAATGGGGAATCCCAGAAGAGGCTCATCTCTCTGAAAATGAGCAGGTGTGTGCTGATGGAGCAAGAAGGTCCAGTAAAAGGGTTTCTTTCCTAAGCCCTGTTGTCACTTATGATGGGCCTCAGCCTGAGATGGCACAGCAGAGCACTGACAAACTCAGTCCTGCCAAgagcacagtgagagagagtcTCTCAGAAGGCAGCGAGACTGTACTGAATTGCCAAACCGAACCTGTTCAACCCTCGCTGGAAAGTGCCTTTCAGCATGAccagctgtctgcagatgtACCCAAACCAAATGAtaaccccaaaaaacccaagaaCGTGTCTCCATCCGAGCATTCCTCAAAAAGATCCAGGACCGAAGAAAGAAACAGCACTTTGGACAACACTCCAAAAAGACCAAGACCTTCTCCAGGCAGAAGGGGGAGAAAATCATTGAGTCCGATCTCTCCAGTTGTGCTAAATCCTCCATCTCTGACTACCCCTAAGAGCACCAAAAAGTCCAGAAAAGAGGGCAGGGACAGCCCCTCTGTTCAAGCCAGCCCCTCCACAGAAAGTTACAGGAGATCTCCCTGTTTTAATGGTGCGTCTGTTGGACGGCCCAGTCCAGGAAGCCCTGCAGTTATGAAGAGGAACCACAAGGGAGAGACCCTGCTTCATTTAGCTGCAATCAAG GGAGATGTAAAGGCTGTCAAGGATCTTCTGGACCAGGGGGCTGACCCTAACCTAAAAGATAATGCGGGGTGGACACCTCTG CATGAAGCATGTAACCTGGGTCATCTGGCAGTTGTGGAAGTACTGGTCTCAATGGGAGCCCTCTTGAACACGCCTGGGTATGAGAATGACTCCCCACTCCACGATGCTGTCAGGAATGGACATTCATCTATTGTAAAGCTACTACTGCAGCTTGGCGCCTCACAGAACGTATT AAATCTGTATGGAAAGCGGCCTGCAGATTATGCAGCGAGTCTGGAGATGCTGGAGATTTTCCAAGAAGCCTCAGAAGGAACTCAATATGCAAATGCTCGTACATCTCATAGCCCCTCAGCCAGTCTCTCCGTG GTAAATGACTGTGTGAGGAGGGAACAAACCATAGTGCTTTTGTCCAGCAAGCTCTCACCAGCTGAACGGCATCAACTGGTCAAACTGGGACAGCTACTGGGAGGGAGGATGGCTGACACATTTTCTGGCTCAG tgAGTCACATTGTGGTGCCGGAAGGGCAAATGCCAACCACCTACTCCACCCTCATGGGTCTTCTTGCTGGCTGCTGGATTGTTAGATACAAAT GGGTGGAGGCATGTCTCCAGGCGGGGAAGTGGGTGCCTGAAGCTGAGCATGAAGCAGGAGAAGGCCCCCAGCGCAGTCGCATCAACAGATGCAGCTTG CTTCCACCACTGTTCGATGGATGTTTCTTCTTCCTTCTTGGCTCTTTTAAGACGCCTGCCAAAGATGAGCTCACAAAACTGCTCAGGGAGGGAGGAGCTCAGCTACTGAACCGGCAACCCAAGCCAGACAGTGATGTGACACAAACTGTGAATGCCGCAGCCTATCATGCCCTGCCAGGGTCCGACCAGGCCCTTTGCACACAGTACATCATCTATGACCCTCAAGGCCCTCACAAGCCTGCAGTAGTGAGACGAGGCAAGGTGTGGTCAGCTCCCACCACCTGGGTCATCAACTGCATCACTGCCTTCAGCCTCCTCCCTGTACCAGACCCTGAACTATTGGTCTAA
- the bard1 gene encoding BRCA1-associated RING domain protein 1 isoform X1 yields the protein MDEDSSVQTVDWKKTKEAVANFRRLLLCSKCSDLMKEPVCLGLCEHMLCRSCAGPRAGDGCVVCHSPAWVKDIQINRQLSSIVELFCGLESLLNPIKNPDSSVAEIQPDGPVLKNKKNFKIWFSPRSRKVRCTVQKAAEITVPDSRSPGETAAAQQDTLTAQCQDLSVFNFTSSSQDSGSSSSPRCNSEATNNRKKRSTKKNATSRNVPVQGATRTTRKQTKEIVKKKRLEAINQQWGIPEEAHLSENEQVCADGARRSSKRVSFLSPVVTYDGPQPEMAQQSTDKLSPAKSTVRESLSEGSETVLNCQTEPVQPSLESAFQHDQLSADVPKPNDNPKKPKNVSPSEHSSKRSRTEERNSTLDNTPKRPRPSPGRRGRKSLSPISPVVLNPPSLTTPKSTKKSRKEGRDSPSVQASPSTESYRRSPCFNGASVGRPSPGSPAVMKRNHKGETLLHLAAIKGDVKAVKDLLDQGADPNLKDNAGWTPLHEACNLGHLAVVEVLVSMGALLNTPGYENDSPLHDAVRNGHSSIVKLLLQLGASQNVLNLYGKRPADYAASLEMLEIFQEASEGTQYANARTSHSPSASLSVVNDCVRREQTIVLLSSKLSPAERHQLVKLGQLLGGRMADTFSGSVSHIVVPEGQMPTTYSTLMGLLAGCWIVRYKWVEACLQAGKWVPEAEHEAGEGPQRSRINRCSLLPPLFDGCFFFLLGSFKTPAKDELTKLLREGGAQLLNRQPKPDSDVTQTVNAAAYHALPGSDQALCTQYIIYDPQGPHKPAVVRRGKVWSAPTTWVINCITAFSLLPVPDPELLV from the exons ATGGATGAGGACAGCTCCGTGCAAACAGTGGACTGGAAGAAGACCAAGGAGGCGGTAGCAAACTTCCGACGGTTGCTACTTTGTTCCAAATG ctcAGATTTAATGAAGGAACCTGTTTGCTTAGGTTTATGTGAGCATATGCTGTGCAG GTCCTGTGCTGGGCCACGTGCAGGAGATGGCTGTGTGGTGTGTCACAGCCCTGCGTGGGTGAAGGACATCCAAATCAACAGGCAGCTCAGCAGCATTGTAGAACTCTTCTGTGGCTTAGAGTCCCTGCTCAATCCTATTAAAAATCCAG ACTCATCTGTGGCTGAGATTCAGCCTGATGGCCCTGTActtaaaaacaagaagaattttaaaatctggTTCAGTCCCCGCAGCCGCAAGGTACGCTGCACAGTCCAAAAGGCTGCAGAGATCACCGTACCGGACAGCAGGTCTCCTGGAGAAACAGCTGCAGCACAGCAAGACACCCTCACTGCTCAATGCCAGGACCTGTCAGTTTTCAATTTCACCTCGTCCTCCCAAGACTCtggctcctcttcttctccaagATGCAACAGTGAAGCAACAAACAACAGGAAGAAGAGGTCAACTAAGAAAAATGCTACCAGCAGGAATGTCCCGGTGCAAGGAGCCACCAGAACCACACGAAAACAGACGAAGGAAATTGTGAAGAAGAAAAGGTTAGAAGCCATAAACCAGCAATGGGGAATCCCAGAAGAGGCTCATCTCTCTGAAAATGAGCAGGTGTGTGCTGATGGAGCAAGAAGGTCCAGTAAAAGGGTTTCTTTCCTAAGCCCTGTTGTCACTTATGATGGGCCTCAGCCTGAGATGGCACAGCAGAGCACTGACAAACTCAGTCCTGCCAAgagcacagtgagagagagtcTCTCAGAAGGCAGCGAGACTGTACTGAATTGCCAAACCGAACCTGTTCAACCCTCGCTGGAAAGTGCCTTTCAGCATGAccagctgtctgcagatgtACCCAAACCAAATGAtaaccccaaaaaacccaagaaCGTGTCTCCATCCGAGCATTCCTCAAAAAGATCCAGGACCGAAGAAAGAAACAGCACTTTGGACAACACTCCAAAAAGACCAAGACCTTCTCCAGGCAGAAGGGGGAGAAAATCATTGAGTCCGATCTCTCCAGTTGTGCTAAATCCTCCATCTCTGACTACCCCTAAGAGCACCAAAAAGTCCAGAAAAGAGGGCAGGGACAGCCCCTCTGTTCAAGCCAGCCCCTCCACAGAAAGTTACAGGAGATCTCCCTGTTTTAATGGTGCGTCTGTTGGACGGCCCAGTCCAGGAAGCCCTGCAGTTATGAAGAGGAACCACAAGGGAGAGACCCTGCTTCATTTAGCTGCAATCAAG GGAGATGTAAAGGCTGTCAAGGATCTTCTGGACCAGGGGGCTGACCCTAACCTAAAAGATAATGCGGGGTGGACACCTCTG CATGAAGCATGTAACCTGGGTCATCTGGCAGTTGTGGAAGTACTGGTCTCAATGGGAGCCCTCTTGAACACGCCTGGGTATGAGAATGACTCCCCACTCCACGATGCTGTCAGGAATGGACATTCATCTATTGTAAAGCTACTACTGCAGCTTGGCGCCTCACAGAACGTATT AAATCTGTATGGAAAGCGGCCTGCAGATTATGCAGCGAGTCTGGAGATGCTGGAGATTTTCCAAGAAGCCTCAGAAGGAACTCAATATGCAAATGCTCGTACATCTCATAGCCCCTCAGCCAGTCTCTCCGTG GTAAATGACTGTGTGAGGAGGGAACAAACCATAGTGCTTTTGTCCAGCAAGCTCTCACCAGCTGAACGGCATCAACTGGTCAAACTGGGACAGCTACTGGGAGGGAGGATGGCTGACACATTTTCTGGCTCAG tgAGTCACATTGTGGTGCCGGAAGGGCAAATGCCAACCACCTACTCCACCCTCATGGGTCTTCTTGCTGGCTGCTGGATTGTTAGATACAAAT GGGTGGAGGCATGTCTCCAGGCGGGGAAGTGGGTGCCTGAAGCTGAGCATGAAGCAGGAGAAGGCCCCCAGCGCAGTCGCATCAACAGATGCAGCTTG CTTCCACCACTGTTCGATGGATGTTTCTTCTTCCTTCTTGGCTCTTTTAAGACGCCTGCCAAAGATGAGCTCACAAAACTGCTCAGGGAGGGAGGAGCTCAGCTACTGAACCGGCAACCCAAGCCAGACAGTGATGTGACACAAACTGTGAATGCCGCAGCCTATCATGCCCTGCCAGGGTCCGACCAGGCCCTTTGCACACAGTACATCATCTATGACCCTCAAGGCCCTCACAAGCCTGCAGTAGTGAGACGAGGCAAGGTGTGGTCAGCTCCCACCACCTGGGTCATCAACTGCATCACTGCCTTCAGCCTCCTCCCTGTACCAGACCCTGAACTATTGGTCTAA